Below is a genomic region from Pseudomonadota bacterium.
CAACTGGCCCCGCAGCGGATCCAGGTAGCAAATCGCCCATCCGACCCCGCGCATCTTGCCGACGCTGGTGAAGTCCGTCTTCCAAAGATCAAAGCTGCCAACGCTCGATTCGACAGCCTGAAGAAATGCTGAGTTACGTGCCGGATCTTCCCCGCCATCCTTCTTCAAGTTGCCGAAGTAATACTCATGCAAGACCATGCCGTTATATTCGAACCCGAGACGGCGCTTGAGTTCTGAGTAGGCTGGCATCTCTTCCTGGTCAACCCGACCATCTTTCAAGATCTCTGCGATCGCCTCCGTCAGCCGGTTGGTTTCCTTGACATAACCTTCGTAAAGCTTGAAATGCATCTCCAGCGTCCGATCGGAGATCCCGTTGAGCCTGCTCAGATTGAATTCTTTAACTTGATACATTTTCTCTACCTCCTTTCAGAATCATTGATTTTTTTCGCGAGCCGCCGCCCCGTAATCGATAATCAGACAATCTCCGTACCACCCCCAGCAAGGCAGAATTATCTTATTGTTCCAGCGATTAGGGTATATGGATTTAGCCGAAGTCTTTGCTCGGGGTGAAGCTTTTACAAATGTCGGTAAGAATTACAGCGAGGTGCTCGACGCAAAGTATGGCTGTAATAGGATTACGCTCTCCTTTTTATTCCGCTTCCATTTCATTGCGTCCTCGGC
It encodes:
- a CDS encoding superoxide dismutase, with the protein product MYQVKEFNLSRLNGISDRTLEMHFKLYEGYVKETNRLTEAIAEILKDGRVDQEEMPAYSELKRRLGFEYNGMVLHEYYFGNLKKDGGEDPARNSAFLQAVESSVGSFDLWKTDFTSVGKMRGVGWAICYLDPLRGQLSNHWVTLHEVGNVAGFIPVLVMDVWEHAFLLDYKPAERPKYIEAFFSNLNWQTVEERLSEFVSFLTN